Within Cydia fagiglandana chromosome 10, ilCydFagi1.1, whole genome shotgun sequence, the genomic segment ccacctgtccaatgtcattgcgtctcactctctcatttaTGCAAAATGTTaaacgcaatacacattggacaaagaaattggataggtggaataccaccctaagattTATTATAAACTTCATTTCATTTCTTTTTTTGCACGCAGGTGCAATTTTGTGTAGTAAATGCTACGAATTGAGCAACACAACTGAGTTGTATGCCACACCGTTTTGTACTACATTTAATAGCCCAGGTACACTCATAATTCCCCTAaaactttttttgtaaaaaaataacttacaccaggcccctatttcaccaacgcgacaggtgcgacaattcgacaagtctcattgttgctgacgtcacaggcatccatgggctacggttatcgcttaccatcgggcgggccgtatatattcctgtttgtcaccaacattgtattatttaaaaaactttgttatatcggcaaaaaacaggtatttctcttacgatgtttatgatgacaagtcacaagatttcaaagaactttcggtaatttttgacagcaaatgagttctgtgtcggaatttcatgacaattgtcgtatttcttgtgacaatttgtcattagcttcgcaaaataagtacttattaatttaccgatatagtggagttttttcttaattaacatgttggtggcaaacaaccacaccgcccgtctgatggtaagcggttaccgtagcctatggaggcctgtgacgtcatcagtaacagtgatgtcgactattgtcggacctgtcacgttggtgaaaatGGGGCCAGTACTTGGTGGTCTTTGTTAGAGaactatttacttaattatatttCTAGCAAATTCTGAATGTGTCAAATGTAACGAGCTAAAATAAGTGAATCAGTTCTATCTAGGTTTGCGTTTGTAAACAATCCATCTCTGCAAAGAAAGCCTCTCCTGCATAGAATTTATGTTGGGTACATACCAGACTTTGTGGCATTTTCCATTCTTATCTGTACATTTGCAGACTTAAATCTATGGTGGTTGATTCAACGCCACTTTGAAgcacttacatatgtatgtgtATTTCTTTGGCACGCTCTACACCCAAATGGCTTGATAGGGATTCCCTATCCCGCCGCTATCAGACCGCCGACGGTTAACGGAAATTAGCATTTTAccatatttcttcaggtgtgaAAATTGAACATATACAGTATACATGGCAATATAGTTCTCGCCATTTAGACGGGGGCCACGCACACAATTATTAAGTCACGTATAGACATGACCCTTAGTGtcgtttttaatttaaaattgtcaTCTCTATCTACtcttaaacccatacgtgtaaTTTTCAGCTGCTATGTGCGCTTTACCAGTGACAAAGCAAATTATCAAATACATTTTACTTTAATCTGTTAACCCATTCATGGCCACGAACCGCCGAGCGTACACAATACGCCAGGCCACCATACAAATCGTTTTTAGCTAAAACGCATGACTCAGCTTATGGGTCTCGAGCCTGGCGCGAACGGTAAATAAATCGCCGCTTATGAAGCCGGCCAGTTGGACAGCATTATGCAACATTTTTACTAACCACCGATTTTCTGTGCCTATCAAAAAAGAAACTAATTATTGCAGTTTGTAGgagtgaatatttttactttctaCAAGCGTTTAATGTctgaccaagctaagttggtaGCAAATTTTATAGCCCAGcctgtgcaagtgttaatttaaacgtcataatttcatataagtaTGACATTTAAATTACACTTAGGTACTCAgcctgtgctatcaaaatcgataaAGATAATACCGCCGCCGCCGTTCGGATGCATTCCTTGTTTATTGTCCACGTGTGTCCGATAAGCTTACACCTGGTCGGTCATTATCTTTGTTTTGGTAAACGCCATTATATTAGTAACAATAGAGAACTTAAAATGTATTGTAGTACTTACTTTCTAATCTGCCGTAGAAACCACGATGTTTGAAAAAACTTGTAAATATTTGTCACAAACTATTtgttatacaatacatattagTTAGTGGTGACTGTTTCAACCGCCTTAATTGTTCTATATtgaaacgaaaaaaaattaactttaacATCATTGTTAGTAGGTACAATACAACGATCACCAAATATTATGACATAAAAGTTCATTGGGAAAAAATCCTCGTTGCCTTACCCCTCATAcgaaacaaaatattattatactacGGCTTGGTTCCTACAAATTGTTGCTTACCATCATCCAAACAGTAATCAGTTGTAAAATGGTACAATATCAAACAGCTTCAACATGAAATAAGCTTTAAAACCagccaataaagtttattttagccTGCTACGGAAACATTAGCAGTTTTTACAAGTAGCGCCAGGCCACGGTGACCCATACCTTGAGCCCTGTCAATAACTtctgaaatatatatattttttgtattttttcaatATAGATTTTTCTGTTTGCTTGCATCGCATTATGTATCTAGAATTTCAGTATATTTACTATATTGCACTGATAGTAAACAAAACTTGAATATTCGAGACCctgttttcattaaaaaaaacgtgtttattatttttatcctaATATGCCTTATAGAAATGATTGTTAGCTTATATGTTACTTACGTTATTACATCAAATTACGTTTCGTTTAAGTTTAAATCAGAATTTATTCAGGACTCACATGTGAGTCACTGGCCCTGCGGAACTGTTTGAGCATGACCCATACGCTGAGTCGCTGGCCCTGaatgggttaatattagatttACAATATCAGCAGTACAGTTACATAAGATCCAAGTGATCTTTATCAAAGAGCTTGTAGTATAAGAACTCTGTAATCTCAATACACGAAATATTTTGGAGCACTGTAAACCAATCTTTAATAGGGTTTCATTTTttcaattgtttatttttattatgttaaatgcttttttaaatataaatttaaatgacCATAGTATGTAATAACAATATTTCAACTAGAATAAAATAACAATGTGTAATGTTGTAGTGCTGATAGTGTTTGCTGTAATATTCCATGttaccaaaaatataaaattgttgTTAGTTTAATTGATTGTTAATGTATGTATAGATTTCTTTTAGGTGTAAGATATAGTTATTCCTGATTGAAAAAATCGGGaagtttatttttacatgtaaaacaagagtacgattttatttttgtgtaagaCCAATATGCAATAATACATATCTATATAAGACACTTGGAGttttatttctataaataaatacaccaataaaacaaccaatgacaaataatttaattattaacagtcaccaatatattataatactctctgggttggaaggtcagaaaCAGCCAGTAGGGCTGACGCCAATTTCTAGGGATTCAGTAGTCTAGGGAACCCTGGGTTGGATCACTACATAAATAGTGAGGTCTAAGAGGAACAGGGTATGTTAAATTTAATATCTTCATACAATATAATGCCTTCATGACGGCATATTGTATCaatgtatttaagtactattCCCGCAAAGCTGTTAAATCAAAGTTAGGGTCAACTGGGCCTGTTGATGTAGTGGGTATTGGTATAACAGGTACTCTCTGAGCAGACTCCATTGGCAAACTCTCAGTCCCCATACTTAAGGTGGAGAAGTTCTGATGAAAGTCACTTGAAGGGAGGTTTAGGTACCTCACTCTCTCTTTTTCTAAATAATTTACCCTTTCTTTCAATGTAACATTCTCATCTTtaaggacttccacttgtagTACTAACTGTTCAACTAGAGAGTGCAGATTTTGACTCAGTATTCGTAATTCTTCTATAACAGTTTCTTGTGTTTTCTCTGTCTTAAACCCATCTGTAACATCCCCTGTAGGGATTATTTTGTCTCGCAATAGCCTGTGTTCTACAGGGCTATCATTTGTATTAGATAAAAAGTGTAATAGAGAGTCTGTTTCATTTATAGCTCTGAATATTGCGACTTGAAGCTTAGCGTATTCATGACCCTGAAGGTTTGAGAATGGATCCTTGCCAAGACACTTAATAGTGTCCATCGCCTTTTTAACGCGTGCATATTGGTCTTTCTTGCTTTTGATTAGGTCTTTTTGTTTGAGATGGTAGCTGTGTTGAAGTGTTATGGACTCCAATGCTACTGAAGACGTCGTAGATTTCATAGCGTCAAGCAACAATTCAGCAGCATTGTGGTGGCACTGCATCGCTTCATCATAACGGTTGTTTATTAGATGAGCATCAGCACGACGATGTTGTTGATGCGCCTGAAATAAAACAGTTTTAGAAATATCGACGTTAGAAATTAAATGCATAAAAAATATAAGCGCGTAGTTACCAAATTCAGTGGATGAGACTCCATTGTTCAGGCGTGCCAGCTAAAGGCTAATAAAGATTAATCGACACCGTTGTTGACTATCAACAttttaagttaatttttaaGGTTCacgtagttttaatttatagtgATTTAAAAGTATCCCACAACAACAATGACTGATTTCGTCTCGTGTCACTTTTCAAGTTTCCACTATGTAATaattgtcaatgtcaaatcaaATGCGCGTTCCAAACCCACCATCTTTCTATGacctttctttattattatttatttatttctcatatatatatatatatatatatatattactttTTGATTAAAGGTATAATTtctataagataagataatggcttgaattttaaCAATCTTAAATAGCCggaagggatagtgccatatattagaaagggacagcatgattcgccCCTGAACAGCTGTataacttcggttttgtaggaagttctGTACGGCAGTCTCCaaagtgtggagcgggcttaaaaCTACATTTTTTATGTCGTAAGTGTCAATGTCAACTTGAATGAGTATGTATTGTCCAAAGTGTCAAATCCTAAGAAGATTGCACGCATTGTGTAGTGTAAATGTGGTCACAATTTGCAATATCGAGAAATATCACAAGATGTTTCCGACTACATAAGCTTCTTTACCTAAATTAATATCTCCGGTAAGTCTTCACATCGGATACGTAATTATTAAtcaatacatttttactttacttataTCCATATTCAGGTCAATAAAAGATGTTTGTGTTTTTTAGGAAACAAAAGGAGTGAAATTTAAAAACATGTGGTGTCGTTAACATAAATATTACacacttaaaaaaatacaatggcGCGCCATAGAAACTTCAGAAATAGGAGTTATTCATACGACTATGACGACGACGAATTTTACGGTCATTCAGTGGAGGAAGACAGCTGTTTGTCGCCGAATGATTCTGCTCAGTTCTTGTACGATCGCTCCCGGAATCAGCAAGCTATATCTCACTTTCTAGAAAGTCATGCCAACATTGAGGAGGAAACCGAAGGCGAGGCAGAGACCTCGCGGCCGTCGCTCGAGCGCCGCGAGTCACTCGATATCCGCTCTTTAAATCTCACTGAGCTTGATGAAGCCAAACTCATGTCATGCTTAGACGAGCTGCGAAATGTCTTAGCTGATACAGTACCGGAAAACATTCTCACGGAAGCTGCATTAAAGCACAATTTTGATTGCAGCATAGCTCTTGATAGTATTTTAAATGCTAAAAAGAATGAGCCAGCACCCAAAATAAAGGATACTCCAAAACCAGTAATTACTGTCAATATTCCCAAGGCTGTTGTCATTTCCACAACAGATGCACCAAAAGTTATTACGACGAATCTGGAGCCTAAATCTTCAAGTGCTATAAAGGGGTTTAAAGTAGAACAAGAGAAAACTACAAGCCAGCCTCAAACTCCTAGAGATCAATCTCCTGCAGGAGAGAGGCCTTTGAGGAGTGATGTGCCTGATGAAAACAAAAGCCTAGGCAAATTGAAAGAAAACAAAATTGATCCCAATGTCTTGTATACAAATGAAAGAGGTGCTGATAAAGATCATCTGTATATAGTAGTAATTGGTCATGTTGACGCTGGAAAATCAACTCTAATGGGACGCTTGCTCTGTGATCTGGGTGAAGTCAGTCAGAGAACCTTACACAAATATGAACAAGAAAGTAAAAAGATAGGGAAACAAAGCTTCATGTATGCTTGGGTGCTTGATGAAACTGGTGAAGAGAGAAATAGAGGCATCACAATGGATGTCGGGCGAGCACAATTTGAAACTAAGACTAAAAGAATTGTGATTTTGGATGCTCCAGGCCATGCTGATTTCATACCTAACATGATTACTGGTGCGGGGCAAGCTGATGTCGCCCTGTTAGTTGTTGATGCAACTCGGGGTGAGTTTGAATCTGGGTTTGACCTTGGGGGCCAAACTCGTGAGCATGCCTTACTTGTGAGATCCCTCGGAGTCAGTCAGCTTGCTGTTGCTGTTAATAAACTTGACACTACTAATTGGTCACAGGAGAGGTTCGATGAAATTTCAAAGAAACTTAAAGCATTTCTGAAACAGGCTGGATTTAAAGATTCCGATGTAACATATGTTCCATGCTCAGGACTCACAGGTGAAAACTTGATTAAACCATCAACTGACCCTAAGCTGCTTAAATGGTATAAAGGGCCTTGTCTCCTAGATGTAATTGACAAATTTAATGTCCCAGAGAGGCCCGTGTCAAAACCTCTGCGCATGTCCATCAATGATATATTTAAAGGGACCGGTTCAGGTTTTTGTGTAGCTGGACGGATTGAAAATGGTATACTCAACAAGGGTGATAAGGTGATGATATGTCCAACAAAAGAAGTTGCAGAAGTGAAGAGTTTGGCTATCAATGATGTACCAAACAATGTAGCTTTTGCTGGTGACCAAGTTAGTGTTACATTATCTGGGATAGATATCCAAAATGTTGCAGTTGGATATATATTGAGTGATCCAATCCAGCAGGTTCCGATTGCCACACGTTTTGAGGCAAGACTTGTAGTTTTCAATGTAAAAGCTCCAATTACTAAGGGATATCCGGTGCTTTTACACCATCAGTCTTTAGTAGAGTCTGCACATATTGTAAAACTGAAGGCTCTTTTGAATAAAAGTACAGGAGAAGTGATAAAGAGGAAGCCGCGTTGTTTGGGGAATAACTCAGTAGCAATAGTGGACATAGAAGTCAGCAAACCTATTAGCATAGAGCGCTATAAAGACGTGAAGGAGCTGGGCCGAGTGATGCTGCGCGTCGCGGGCGTCACTGTGGCTGCGGGCCTTGTTACTGATgtatttaatatataaaaggTTAATATAAAAGTTATGGGCCGTCAAACGGGGTGACTTCAAGTAAGAATGGGCCTACTTTTGAGTCTTCAAATGACTGTTCAAGCGTAATTATTCTTGGGTAGCTAAAccgtttaaaattttaaagtagTTAATGGTGAAATGTTACAGTTACCCCACTTACCACGGATATCAAAGTCGCCCCAATTTACCGTATCTTACAACAATGCGTCAAAATGGTCCTAAAACCAACAGGGTTGAGAGTTATCTCATTTAATAGGAATTTTTATCTTCTATATTTCTTCATATGGACACCAAGTTGAAAACCATTGCAGGACTGAAATAATCAAAGTTTAATCGAGAAGTACGCAATACATACTGGTTCCTTCAATCGGTCAAAGTCGGGCGAACCGTTTGCTGCGCTCAGCGGCGCGATGCGCGAACATTTGCCCTGCAGCTATTCATTTACTTGGGCTCTATTGCCTAGGAAATAAGGGTGACGACTttttgactaaaataccaaTATCTCAGTTAAGTATGTAATGAGTTTCCGCTTGGGGTCAATAGAACGAAATAAAGTATATAGAAATACCTGTCTATTGACCTGAGGACTCTCATCACTTGTTTTTGGAACTCCAACTCCAACTTTGGCTCCATACAAAGTTGCCCAATAAATAGTCCTataatttattacaatttttattctaattttaaatgtgtttttagcttagggtggtattccatctgtccaatatcttggtccaatgtcattgcgtctcactctctcattaagaaaaatgtgagactgaacacacattggacaaataaattagacaggtcgaataccacccttacCTACACCACAAACAACCCCAAAAGCAGATATACGGAAAGTAGGCACTTTCAACCATTGTCTTCATTTAAGTAACTTAAAGGATTCATTGTCTCGACAATATTTTTACTGGTAGAGTTAGATAAAAAAAAGTCTGccgcgattttgatagcccacgctgtgcaaataatattttaaacgtcaaacgtctatgaaattatgacgtataaataacacttgcactgcgtgggttatcaaaatcgctgcagacttttcttggcctaacttCTATCTATCACTAAACGCGTGTTTGTGGTGCTAATAGCATTACTGTTGATTATATATTCAGAACTTGTTCGCTCACTGACATACAATTtgtgtaaatatattatattaaacattattattttaaaaatcacctattttattttatacaaatgtgacgtctcacgggtaaaggtaccttatagcggttggcgcttacgctattattaacgccgctccaatattattgcgacgcTATGCAACGtgagcgccagccgccataaggtacattttttCGTGGAACAACTCAAATAGAGTTTCTTTGCCTATGATAACCTGAGAATATGACTGAGCATCCCGATATTAATAGAGTTAGAGGTAGtgcagtcaccagcaataatattttactcttcgaaggccttaaaaatatgtgtgacacgctcttatttatggctctacaaataaaatcatgtcagatatttttgcggccttcgttggttaacatactattgcaggtgactgtactattagttattctgtggttagAGCAGGAAaagtgcagcgattttgatagcatactgcgtaagtgttatttatgtcataatttcatataagtgtgacatttaaaatataaataatataacactcaaatcgttgcaaacttttcttggtctaactctaccaatACTTAATAGAATACCTGTccaatataggtatgtatatacttactatACCTACTCTTTGACCTGTCTTTAATCAAAATCGCATGTATACTGCGCTTTATAGTGTGACAA encodes:
- the LOC134667966 gene encoding nuclear receptor-binding factor 2-like isoform X1, which translates into the protein MESHPLNLAHQQHRRADAHLINNRYDEAMQCHHNAAELLLDAMKSTTSSVALESITLQHSYHLKQKDLIKSKKDQYARVKKAMDTIKCLGKDPFSNLQGHEYAKLQVAIFRAINETDSLLHFLSNTNDSPVEHRLLRDKIIPTGDVTDGFKTEKTQETVIEELRILSQNLHSLVEQLVLQVEVLKDENVTLKERVNYLEKERVRYLNLPSSDFHQNFSTLSMGTESLPMESAQRVPVIPIPTTSTGPVDPNFDLTALRE
- the LOC134667924 gene encoding protein HBS1, with the translated sequence MARHRNFRNRSYSYDYDDDEFYGHSVEEDSCLSPNDSAQFLYDRSRNQQAISHFLESHANIEEETEGEAETSRPSLERRESLDIRSLNLTELDEAKLMSCLDELRNVLADTVPENILTEAALKHNFDCSIALDSILNAKKNEPAPKIKDTPKPVITVNIPKAVVISTTDAPKVITTNLEPKSSSAIKGFKVEQEKTTSQPQTPRDQSPAGERPLRSDVPDENKSLGKLKENKIDPNVLYTNERGADKDHLYIVVIGHVDAGKSTLMGRLLCDLGEVSQRTLHKYEQESKKIGKQSFMYAWVLDETGEERNRGITMDVGRAQFETKTKRIVILDAPGHADFIPNMITGAGQADVALLVVDATRGEFESGFDLGGQTREHALLVRSLGVSQLAVAVNKLDTTNWSQERFDEISKKLKAFLKQAGFKDSDVTYVPCSGLTGENLIKPSTDPKLLKWYKGPCLLDVIDKFNVPERPVSKPLRMSINDIFKGTGSGFCVAGRIENGILNKGDKVMICPTKEVAEVKSLAINDVPNNVAFAGDQVSVTLSGIDIQNVAVGYILSDPIQQVPIATRFEARLVVFNVKAPITKGYPVLLHHQSLVESAHIVKLKALLNKSTGEVIKRKPRCLGNNSVAIVDIEVSKPISIERYKDVKELGRVMLRVAGVTVAAGLVTDVFNI